One genomic segment of Centroberyx gerrardi isolate f3 chromosome 4, fCenGer3.hap1.cur.20231027, whole genome shotgun sequence includes these proteins:
- the ascl1b gene encoding achaete-scute homolog 1b: protein METATITTTQNACPFGLTERHATITLHAPAQDCAVPAVHPNPSAAGYQSKTKVLKRQRSSSPELLRCKRRLSFNGLGYSIPQQQPVAVARRNERERNRVKQVNMGFQTLRQHVPNGAANKKMSKVETLRSAVEYIRALQQLLDEHDAVSAAFQCGLPSPTLSNSYSADPESPHSTYSSDEGGYEPLSSEEQELLDFTTWFDRY, encoded by the coding sequence ATGGAAACTGCAACCATCACCACCACGCAGAACGCATGCCCCTTTGGACTTACCGAGAGACACGCCACCATCACCCTGCACGCCCCGGCCCAGGACTGCGCAGTCCCCGCCGTGCACCCCAACCCCAGCGCTGCCGGCTACCAGAGCAAGACCAAGGTGCTGAAGAGACAGCGCTCCAGCTCACCGGAGCTCCTGCGCTGCAAGCGGCGCCTGAGCTTCAACGGCCTCGGCTACTCcattcctcagcagcagccggTGGCGGTGGCCCGGCGGAACGAAAGAGAGAGGAACCGGGTCAAACAGGTCAACATGGGTTTCCAGACGCTGCGTCAGCACGTACCCAACGGCGCCGCCAACAAGAAGATGAGCAAAGTGGAGACCCTAAGGTCAGCGGTGGAGTACATCAGGGCCTTACAGCAGCTCCTGGACGAGCATGACGCTGTGTCGGCTGCTTTCCAGTGCGGGCTGCCATCCCCGACTCTTTCCAACAGCTACTCTGCAGACCCAGAGTCGCCACACTCCACCTACTCGTCGGATGAGGGCGGCTACGAGCCCCTGAGCTCCGAGGAACAGGAGCTGTTGGACTTTACGACCTGGTTCGACAGGTACTGA